The Rhopalosiphum maidis isolate BTI-1 chromosome 2, ASM367621v3, whole genome shotgun sequence genome segment tgtacaaatatttttacccaTTTATTGATACATTACTGATAATAACTACTTGTTTGGCTAACATATTGATGTTTTTTGATCTATCATTCTAATTAGCTAAAAtagctaatattaaatatacttaatgtttgataaagtaaaaaaaaatatattaatcttagtttatataaaaggAATCTATTTTGGTATTTACATGCATTATTACTATCAACTACTTGAGTTTTTTTATCaagaaataacaaattacattgttaaaaaatgtattcttaatTGTTAGTGTAccttttagatatatatatatatatatatatataaagataggAACTGTTTTAAAGTTAACTTAGTTAACATAACctaaccaataattattttctaaatttgtttatatgtacaacaggtatattattttattttgtaattaaaaatatttctattaaatgtaaaatgtaaaatacttcTAAgctgtgtttaatatttaaatatatttaactaattaataatcttaataacTGATATAAATCAGGTAGACTAAGTAATAGGTTAACTGTCAAAAATGTTAGtaactatttacaatttagattaaaaaaaaaacaattaactagTGCTAAACCTAGACaacttgaattataaataatgatggtattattacttatttattatactttttgttgAGACATAACTAATGAGATgacatgaataaatatttttggtggtaattttgtaattattccaTGAACTCAACTTGTATTTATCCACAGAATAAgaaagcttaaaaataatcaaaatagcatttctattatttaacatattatacctacactgtatatgcatatacacgtctatactctatagtctatgttttattaaaatattttacatttaatttgatgttacaaatttatagtttacctacagttatattatagtaggcaTTAATGAATActacattatttagtttaaatcatTTCACTGTTTAACTATTTCATATGCAGCAATAATTTGTccttgttaaaaaattataacattttatatttgatataataacatacttaAAGCCTTTATAAGGTCAAGtctttcaatattttgtttaataattaacagttacattatggttatataatcataaaatgttgaacattaaaaatcaaaatttaaaatttttaaaaactgaataatttttataggtcACAGagagaaagtttttttttttatcactaagaacacataatatgatatattaatttaattatttgttatgtatCATTATAGTTCAGTTTATTGgtgtaatttatcattattttatgaattaacctaacattttaacattatttaaaaaaatatagaataattagaaaaaaaattaataatacaagtcAAATATTGGTgttcaataattatgtttatattatcttatttaacataaaaactcTGTATTCAAAAATCCACCCTGAATTCCTTAAATTTCATTTCTACAACTACAAAtttcactatattttatgtataacctatttatagattaccttgtataatttacaaataagatattatacttaaattttaactaagaTAGTTTTCTTTATGAccctattgttattaaaaatgtaatctaggtattatatactaacatttgaaaaaattaaataactatattatttggtaCTTTTATttgtgctattttttttattattgtttttacacaTCTTAACAATActtattcaaatgtatatacatttcacaatgttaaataattgacAATGGTTCATCATTAATAGGTATTCTTATTGAACATTAAGTTCAATCAATAGAGCTAAATTACAACTCTGGTAACATCCATTTCAAACTAATGTTTTGTCTTCTATTAAACAcacttcaattattattaaagttaaataaggtataaataaatatttaaaagctgtaataatgttatcaattttaatgttaagaatgattttcttataataaattggctgagtattttgatgtaaattaatttaatattctttgaaataagaagttagaattttttaagtttatctttatgaaaatgtattttaataaattgtaattttcatttatattttcaaaaattgaatatattattttagttatattaattaaaatttaaaatctattgattttatttcattattttgatgGTACTTATTTAAGTAACTATAgtcacttaaataaattatcaaaaaatcaataaattctattagtgtatttattatatttattgttaattttaaggtGTGgtatatatcttaatattgggcgtaatttatttataaatataagcgtACACATTCTTATATTACTTAACAACAAAACCTTTATTTGTGAAAACCTTTTAATAACtgacattttatattgtatgagatatatatacatttttttttcgatttatgaGTGTCCATTATATAGAGgttacgtttattttataaataaaaataatgttcattaaaaattaattattttcctgCTAAATATAGTTCATGTAGTGgctgtatttttattcaccccttataaaaatagtcactctattatttatgaataataacaaagaTTTGAATACAATCCAAGagcaatcattatttaaaaatagcataaccggaaactaaatacataaccttccataatatttatgtagttcATCATTTTTGCAAATAACaaacttattattaccattgagattttgaaatttattttaggcaAAAGAAATTTTGACTAAAGAGTCCAATGTACAAGAAGTAAAATGTCCGGTGACAGTATGCGGGGATGTGCACGGACAGTTCCACGACCTAATGGAACTGTTTCGAATAGGTGGAAAATCCCCAGATacaaattacctatttatggGAGATTATGTTGATCGTGGCTACTATTCTGTTGAAACTGTTACATTATTGGTTGCATTAAAGGTAAGTtaaattaccaatattattttttatcaatggagtttttattttgtgtattaaatacattaaggtACGATACCGTGAAAGAATAACAATTCTTAGAGGTAATCATGAGAGTCGACAGATTACACAAGTGTATGGCTTCTATGACGAATGCTTACGAAAGTACGGCAATGCAAATGTATGGAAGTTTTTCACTGACCTGTTTGACTATCTCCCATTGACTGCACTTGTTGACGAACAGATTTTCTGTCTTCACGGTGGGCTGTCTCCATCCATTGACACGCTAGATCATATTAGAGCATTAGATCGTATGCAAGAAGTCCCTCatgaagtaatatatttaattaatttttgtgaatcgtgattttcatttatttattgaatgtatAGGGTCCCATGTGTGATCTATTATGGTCAGACCCTGATGATCGTATTGGTTGGGGTATATCACCTAGAGGGGCCGGTTATACGTTCGGTCAAGATATTTCAGAAACATTCAATCATTCGAATGGCCTTACACTTGTTTCCAGAGCTCATCAACTTGTGATGGAAGGTTATAATTGGTATGTATACgattgcatatattttttaaaattatataaatcataattgtttGTTGGTAGGTGTCATGATCGTAATGTAGTGACAATATTTTCGGCCCCTAACTATTGTTATCGGTGTGGTAACCAAGCAGCTATTATGGAACTAGACGACGGCTTAAAATACTCATTGTGAGTGtactattaatgtttaaaattcaaaaatttagaaattcagcattattattcatacactATTTTTAGTTTGCAATTCGATCCAGCACCACGACGCGGCGAACCACACGTCACCCGTAGGACACCAGATTATTTCTTATAAGCTAACAACACCAACTGTGTCTGGTATCAGCCTACTTTACggtatgattaaataataaatatttatataattttacatattaatataaatatatatatatatcgccaAGTCTTATctaagtaatacaattttaatgataatgtaaGAAAACTAATTAAGAGCAAAACTgtatttttgttctttttttacgctggcatttttattattttttatttatactttcaaGTAAACGGACaggattaataaatatctttaaaggaaaaaaatcaaaaattatttcagttatatatattatacaattgttttttaaatgctgtggcatttttttttttttttttgacatattGGAGGAAACATTTTACATCTGTATtcctaacaaataattttatagaataattaaaaatatttacattctaatctaacgtcataaaaaaaaatatatatatatacgtgtagtTTTTAACATGATTGTAATCATTTTTCCTGTTGTTTataagttaagttaaaaaaaaaaaatgaaaattataagcaaatattacaattttaaaatatttatattttaaatttggaagtaattaatttgtattttacacataaattAGAGATcatgttgtaaaaattataattattataacaaaatgtgtAAGTAtagataatgaaaaattttgaGTTGTATAGTAGGATgagttatctttttttttcttgtcttTGTGAGCAATCGAGATTCGGATTTAACACTCGGGTATAATTAGTCAAtagactttttattttaatcaaaccaTTTCTGTttgttcttaatttattttattattattattattatttttttttaaatttatttattacattaattattatatccattGCTAAATCCGAAATTGGTTAGCATTTAAACAGCTTATAATGGGTtgtcagtattttttaatttccaatatatttttccctgtcataataattaatttactaggCCATCAGGTCTTcttcaatttgtatatttccaaattcataaattatagtataacattttatcctGGTGACTTTTTACCTTGTTTTGGACAgaatttatattctatgtCCATTATAGAACCAATATAACATCCAGCACCTCAAAAATGATTCCAGATtgaaagcatattattatggaattAATAAGCTAAACAAAGTTGCATCAAGTATATGGACTCTGACATAGAaagaatttcataatattttttataaaatatgtatattctaagatagtaatttaaattacaaaccatataaaacttaactttaaatcttaacttaatgaataataactaaaggatttttaacaaaatcataattatataatttgtacttttattttatttttaatctaatgaAAACATAGATTTTTCTTGTATCATTGTTTGCCATAAAGTATAATGGTTCACagtttagaattattaattatacatgacAAATTTCCTCCAATCTAATTTTGAGAGGTGGTAAGTGTAAatctcaaaatatttgaaatttggtatgtatactttaaatagtttttatttaaaataaaataccttatcatataaattattagtttaaatttctaCCTGTAACTTACCTttttgataattgatatttagtattatttaaatatttttgatttcaagtgtaaattgtaatattgtggAAATGCACTGGACATTGTGTTGAAATTTCCgtgtagttatttattattatttgattgtatCACATTAGttagaattttattgtattttaatattatcaggcaaaattatatttcttttgaaatactctagaaaatcattttatgtaaGTTGGGAATCTATCCATTTGTTTCCAAAATAATcttccataaattatatattaaaatatgaaatactattttttcattgaattttaattaattaacgtgtattaaaaaaagtaactcATTTTTgacaatcaattattaattcagtcATTTGCAATATACACGTCATAAATGTTTAtcgctttttattattaatttaaagtttaaacaattattttggtgccatttttaaaagttgtatACAACTTAAGTACTAATAATGCTTagggaaataaaaattatgatcttaaaagttattatgttGTAGTTGTTACTAGTAGCAATGTagcattaataaaatttgttttttttttttttgctgaaTTGTAAGAAGGTGGAAATATTTGTTGGATAATCTAGAAAtgatcaaaaatatcaaaatttatttactttaaaaatgagaattattaattaatttaaaattaaaaattatctgtcctatattatagattatgttAAGCTGACGTAAACTATACAAACCTAAGAGGGAAGTATGTTTCTTCGTTGATATAGTTATGACTTAATAAGTATGAATGATAACACtcgttaaaacattttaatattatgttgtatagtacttgaaaacaaaatatacacattccatttaaattttattattaacactatttttatttttattgatataaatacatttaatccaaattaaaaattaagtatgtgGTTATATTTGGTGTTAGGtcttaggtatatttattttagattcacatttgtaataatattataatatacattaaaatattagtttctaatgtgaccaaaaatatataatggcaCCTATCTAGCTgtgtttaaaaagtattaagaaTATGAAGCTGTATAACAAACAGTTGGTTTATGTGTAACAAACACTCAGAAttgtttgagaaaaaaaactgtatattattgtatacgacaATATACGTGTGACGCatcaatagaattttaaattagaaaaatgatagataattattataataaaatacaattctgAGTATGAACAATTATCATTGGAGGATGAATTATTAACGTAGAAtaaacgcaataataataatacgatacttatattaataaaattcattaatttgctcataatatataaagatttgtaaaaatattacgtagGTATAAAGTAATTCTCATTACCGGTGCGTTGTGTGGGTACACCACACTACAACAcattaagattttatatttatcactcCAATAATTTTTACGGACGACGGCGCCAAACATTTTGCAACGATCTATCGTCTTGGAGCAGAAcggtacgtatatatttttttgtttttttcgcaTGCGCGTCTCTTTGTCAACAAGTACGTAAATCACGTTTCGCCTATATTCTTATCTAATCGTTACGGCGTAAAATTAGTTGCACGCGCGTGTATTATGGTTAATTTTGAtaacgtattttttatattatagcgtgtacaatacatacatacaccaACAtgcttattataactatattaactttattaatttatagtattgaagtaagatattaatattattttatacaggtCGGTAATAGTATTCATACACCATACAGAGGTATTCCATCCTTTGCCCCCCCCCCACTACACAATAATTagtgttcaatttttataaacttgtgaaattatttgtatgtatacaatattacaatgtacGGTTTATgtgcaattttaataaaaaaaaagtggacaagtgggtatcgctctgctgtatagtagagatggagagtaggtcactgaTCACTATaatagatgtgttaaatttgaatgcaattacAGGTATCATtgaatacgaaaaacgattctgaacggagatgatttgtctgtcaatgataattagcaggatatattatattgttataacatatatttaaattgtaatagatcattattttacatgatttcgagaaaaaattaaatttcatacgctcataatattttttctatattgtcgctggaattttattttacagttacttgaagggaaacttatggataacattgtattgggttttttaacctgagatttaaatcacaaaattttatgaattcaaCTAAAAttctttgcaaattttcgcgattttgatatattttgtaagtatttgaactttaaatgcttataaacaaaaattgtgactaatgatttttgatttttttttttactacgataagttttaactaataataaaccttgtattcgattttaaagatttttttatcggcattttaaGAAAAGTAACTTAGAGACGTCGAAgatttcaattgtctataagtagcttaaaaaagttcaaaatattttgaaaatttaatcgtgaATAGATATccacaatataaacatttgatgaaaatttcaagtatttacaatgattcgtttttgagatTAAAAAATCGATGTTGTcgaaaagtggttatgcgtaaaaattgccgtttttccattattttttcagggtttctcctgacgcttttgaaaactactggaaatCTTTACCTTAATGTTTACCCTAAAGTACCAATTAGATGAATTTTCCTAttcaaagaggggctgaagtcaaaaatcgaagcattattactactccaaaacgtgatgacagacacaaaaataaaaacacacacgtcattgtaaaatcaatacattcaacactaccgttcagaatctaaaactgGGGGTACTGAAGCCTCTTTTTTTTCCGTGTTATCTTATGGTTATggaatacttattacttattttccaGACAATTTTCTCTCTGACCCTGGCTAAAAAATACTCAAAGAAGTCGATGCTGATCTTATGACGGCATTTACGAATTGTTATCAACTGTCAAACTTTGTAGTATTATGTttccttttttatttagttttgtacCTATTTCGTGTGTTTCACCTACTTGCTgcattcatttttatcaacttTTCGTGGTTAATGTTTGTGTGATGTGATTTTGGTAAATCATGGTTATCCTTTATTGTTTACAGACTTGCAGTTAATCATTAAactaaactacaaaaaaaatatttatggtttttgaCCTAAAGTAATAAGAATTAAGATTTTATAGGAATATTTTACTCGCAGTTAactattttgtttgattttaatagatgaatgtgtttaatataacaacataattCCTATTTATCCCATTATGGTGTTcgtgtaagtattttttttaatgcgtaTAAGTGTCCTGTAAAGCTACGTTATactgaaaattttaacttattcgCGTAGCAGTCGTAGGTAGCACATAACGAACAAAATCCAtggtttgaattttatatctatGATTTTTCCGTTTACTCACATGCAGGTATCATGTTTGCACGATTATAGGCGCATCCATGAACGTGTTCGTATAGTGGttcaaattcattaaattattttagaattagagATTTAAGatcttgtatatattatacattatatatattatataatttgttaaaaaaagtgcaagttgaaaaaatgtatagttgtaCTCATTTAGGGTCAATGGTAACAGCACTCGAAATTAATGTAACACATGtagttaactattaaattgctAAAATTACAGCATGTATTTACTTAAACCtttttaacaacaaataaaataacatcaaatataaataaataacatagcaGTATACTTGTAACTCttctataaatttcaataaatatactaaaatacgtaggtactacactaataatttatatcaccaAATTCGGTTCCTATAGTTtatcagtttatttttaaatcattatggtatcatttaacttaaatttaaataactacttcaattatttatactatttcaacataaatatttaacaaatacctACTTTTTAGATACAGATTTTCTTGGTAAttgaatgttaaaatgtttcccgcttatttattataaaatcatatttgtcCTTTATccacattaaatttttttgaaaataaacattaaacaaatatttactagACAGCCATCTCAACAAAaccaatttaaatagtatataatatatatgtttacacAGTGACTCAATGACAATTTAGGTACAATCGATCCTCATTAAATGGCAAAGCTTGTTCTAGATTCTGAGTGGAGCgataaatgtaatgattttaCCATGATGTTTGTGTTGTTGTTTTGTCTGTACCTATCGCCTTTTGGAACAGTAATAATGcttcaattttaaactttgaggATTGGTTTTTGCTAGCAAATAGTATCTAGTTGATATTTTAGAGGGTtgaaagtacaaaaaaataaaaatgttttatagtttttttaataatcgagaaaattaaggaaaaaaggtaatttttacagtaaaacagtttttgaaaaaaataatttttattgacataatttaaaaacgaattgcttcagaaatatttaacattttctcttcgtgtttattttatcattttctatatGCATAGCCTTCGCtaagaatcgttttttttctacaatgatatactattgaatttatatttagcaAAATTGTAACAACGATCCATTGTAAATCAGAGCGCAGTCcatgtttttgtaaattttgctACTACACacttaaccattttttttaacatacctagaaaaacatattttaagggttgtaactaataaacataaattttcttttttaatttgctgCTGCTTACAAAAACATGGAGTGACAGAGCAATACCCACTTTCCtaccttatttattattattatttttattgtttgaataattgtaCTGACAAGTAAGAATacaagaaaaaacaaaaatgtatttaaaaattaatacctgtgattttaaaatttaaatactgatattatatttgtcatgcattttcaatattgttttacatttttatattattactaaattagactaataatcatcaaaatattaacgtGTATTTTACGTaattgtgatatatttttgaagcaaatgattttttattatatttaatatatattatataaatgataattttcgaagttttagttaaatttgcATATCTCAAACCCCTTAAAAGAAGGTGTATAGAGCAGTGGTTTTCAACCGATGTGCCGTGAGCGCTCTTGAAGTGTGCTgcgaaaaatttgtttatagttttattagtatgtatattgtatatatataaaatatgcttcacatattatatggatTAGTGTGCCGTGAAATTTTGTAGGAAATGAAGTGTGCCGCATGGTTAAAAAGGTTGAAAACTACTGGTatagagtaatattatattactggcGAATCCAAATTGCttgaagatttatttttggtgCATACCAGAATTGTGACTCGAAATTGAgatatatgtgttattataaattataatgatccTTAGATATtagaatatcatattatgactGTATTAATGCCATTAAGCAggtaatctatttaaaataattattaagaaattcatTGTTTCAGACTTAgcgcttttaaaaatatttttacaatattttaagttgttcaaaataacatttatccaaactaattatatatttcattttttaatgtttacatgCATTTAAGATTCTGAGcagagtgatgaatgtatttattttatgatgatgTGTCTGTACACAAGGCATGTCAAACACGCGGACCGCTGCTCATTTTTTTATGGCCCGCGGCTACCAAtattaatggaaaaaaaaaataataataaaatattcatgttgTGTCACAACTATCTTAGATTCTTAGAGAATGGTTTATTTGGTAAAAAGATTTGGAGAAAGAGATATCAAGTATCGTctaaaaagaattattaatatgttattttttgtaatttatacaacacctattttcataaataattagtatgacttatattttatttaaattttaatattcattttttttatttttttatttagttttaattgctGTATTCgtgaaaataagaataaaattaaaaaatttgtacaaaaaatttattttttcgctAAATTTTTATGTGCGGCCCAAATTGTaaactattcaatatatttggcTCACTTGATACTTTGAGTTTGACATGACTgctgtatacaataattgataaaatgtttcaatttttaaaaatgggaGTTTTTGGTATCTAATTGGATCTAGTAGGTACTTGGGAAGGGGAAGAgtggtcaaaagtaaaaaattaccagtacttttgtttataattaggaGAAATAATTACTAcgtaattttcaataacatttttgttacttgaaaacaaattactgTAGATACTTGAATTTTTCACCGAATGTTTATAAcatcattatatattcaatacaataataaaataaaataatattacaattttcaaattattattgagctatttataaccatgagaaattttcaattttttttagatttttatctttaatttaaaaaatattgtaatagtatagtcacaatgtttttttataagcatttgaagttagaattttgataaaattcattaaaatcacaaaaaaattgtagattattttgtagttagaaattca includes the following:
- the LOC113551529 gene encoding serine/threonine-protein phosphatase 2A catalytic subunit alpha isoform, coding for MDDKTSLKELDQWIEQLNECKQLTESQVKFLCDKAKEILTKESNVQEVKCPVTVCGDVHGQFHDLMELFRIGGKSPDTNYLFMGDYVDRGYYSVETVTLLVALKVRYRERITILRGNHESRQITQVYGFYDECLRKYGNANVWKFFTDLFDYLPLTALVDEQIFCLHGGLSPSIDTLDHIRALDRMQEVPHEGPMCDLLWSDPDDRIGWGISPRGAGYTFGQDISETFNHSNGLTLVSRAHQLVMEGYNWCHDRNVVTIFSAPNYCYRCGNQAAIMELDDGLKYSFLQFDPAPRRGEPHVTRRTPDYFL